Proteins from a single region of Halorubrum sp. 2020YC2:
- a CDS encoding DNA-directed RNA polymerase subunit H, which produces MVDVSQHELVPDHVLLDDPEEVESVLAEYDVKKTDLPKIKRTDPALPDEAEVGDVVKIVRNSRTTDEAVVYRLVVS; this is translated from the coding sequence ATGGTAGACGTAAGCCAACACGAACTCGTCCCGGACCACGTGCTCCTCGACGACCCCGAGGAGGTCGAGTCGGTCCTGGCGGAGTACGACGTGAAGAAGACTGACTTACCGAAGATCAAACGCACGGATCCCGCGCTCCCCGACGAGGCCGAAGTCGGTGACGTGGTGAAGATCGTTCGAAACTCCCGCACGACCGACGAGGCGGTCGTGTACCGACTGGTCGTCTCATGA
- a CDS encoding DNA-directed RNA polymerase subunit B'', whose product MNRQDRRVVSREYFSDERLAEHHFRSFNNFLDRGMQEVVDEKETIETDIGDKEGQEPVYVELGDVRMVTPRVREADGSEELLYPQEARLRNITYSAPVFMEMSIVRGGEDEPEQVVDTTETKVGRMPIMVGSNKCNMAGFSDEELIDIGEDPVDPGGYFIVNGSERVLMTSEDLAPNKILAEYDSKYGDEIQVAKTFSQRRGYRALVLCERNREGLLEVSFPSVSGSIDFVTLVRALGLESDEEIVHRVSDDPEIVKFMLENLEEADVQTTEGAIETLGERVASGQGKNYQLKRANYVIDRYLLPHLHEEGVDEEDVRINKAYYLCRMAEACFELALDRREADDKDHYANKRLKVSGDLMRDLFRTALNKLARDVKYQLERANMRNRQLTVNTVVRSDVLTERLEHPIATGNWVGGRSGVSQLVDRTDYMGVLSHLRRLRSPLSRSQPHFEARDLHATQWGRICPSETPEGPNCGLVKNFAQAMELSQTVEDEQGLKRELASMGVEGIPGIEGVERQTADD is encoded by the coding sequence ATGAACAGGCAAGACCGACGCGTGGTTTCACGCGAATACTTCTCCGACGAACGGCTCGCAGAACACCACTTCCGCTCGTTCAACAACTTCCTGGACCGCGGCATGCAGGAGGTCGTCGACGAGAAGGAGACGATCGAGACGGACATCGGCGACAAGGAGGGCCAAGAGCCGGTGTACGTCGAACTCGGTGACGTGCGGATGGTCACCCCGCGCGTCCGCGAGGCCGACGGCTCCGAGGAACTGCTGTACCCGCAGGAGGCGCGGCTCCGCAACATCACCTACTCGGCGCCCGTGTTCATGGAGATGTCCATCGTGCGCGGCGGCGAGGACGAGCCGGAGCAGGTCGTCGACACGACCGAGACCAAGGTCGGCCGGATGCCGATCATGGTCGGCTCGAACAAGTGTAACATGGCGGGCTTCTCCGACGAGGAGCTCATCGACATCGGCGAGGACCCCGTCGACCCCGGCGGCTACTTCATCGTCAACGGCTCCGAGCGCGTGCTGATGACCTCGGAGGACCTGGCGCCGAACAAGATCCTCGCGGAGTACGACTCGAAGTACGGCGACGAGATTCAGGTCGCGAAGACGTTCTCCCAGCGCCGCGGGTACCGCGCGCTGGTGCTTTGCGAGCGCAACCGCGAGGGGCTGCTCGAGGTGTCGTTCCCCTCCGTGTCGGGTTCGATCGACTTCGTGACGCTGGTCCGCGCGCTCGGGCTGGAGTCGGACGAGGAGATCGTCCACCGCGTCTCGGACGACCCCGAGATAGTGAAGTTCATGCTGGAGAACTTAGAGGAGGCGGACGTCCAGACGACCGAGGGGGCCATCGAGACCCTCGGCGAGCGCGTCGCCTCCGGGCAGGGGAAGAACTACCAGCTCAAGCGGGCGAACTACGTCATCGACCGCTACCTCCTGCCGCACCTCCACGAGGAGGGCGTCGACGAGGAGGACGTGCGGATCAACAAGGCGTACTACCTCTGCCGGATGGCCGAGGCGTGCTTCGAGCTCGCCTTGGACCGCCGGGAGGCCGACGACAAGGACCACTACGCGAACAAGCGCCTGAAGGTCTCCGGCGACCTGATGCGCGACCTGTTCCGCACCGCCCTCAACAAGCTGGCGCGCGACGTGAAGTACCAGCTCGAACGGGCCAACATGCGGAACCGGCAGCTCACGGTCAACACGGTCGTCCGCTCGGACGTGCTGACCGAGCGGCTCGAACACCCGATCGCGACGGGCAACTGGGTCGGCGGCCGCTCGGGCGTCTCCCAGCTCGTCGACCGGACGGACTACATGGGCGTGCTCTCGCACCTCCGGCGCCTGCGCTCGCCGCTGTCGCGGTCGCAGCCGCACTTCGAGGCGCGGGACCTCCACGCGACCCAGTGGGGTCGCATCTGTCCCTCCGAGACGCCGGAGGGACCGAACTGCGGGCTGGTGAAGAACTTCGCGCAGGCGATGGAGCTGTCACAGACCGTCGAGGACGAACAGGGGCTGAAACGAGAACTGGCGTCGATGGGTGTCGAGGGGATCCCCGGCATCGAGGGCGTCGAACGACAGACGGCGGACGACTAA